A stretch of the Marmota flaviventris isolate mMarFla1 chromosome 12, mMarFla1.hap1, whole genome shotgun sequence genome encodes the following:
- the Cr2 gene encoding complement receptor type 2 isoform X2, with product MTVIWSNKFPVCERISCDPPPPIKNGRNSAYSQPIHLGTVIRYICVAKYRLIGEKVILCISKDQVTGVWDKPVPVCEYFQKDSSCSEPTVPGGYRNREARPPYKHGDSVTFTCKANFTMKGNKTVWCQANKMWGPTPLPTCESDIPLQCPTLPEIHNGHHTGQNVSQFAPGFSVTYSCKRGYLLNGEKIIRCLSSGDWSAAPPTCKEARCDTPAQLLNGRVEVPQSLLAGVTAKFSCNEGYRLQGQPSSQCVIAGNKAIWTKKPVCEEILCPPPSPILNGRHTGSSSGKFSYGSSLTYTCDPDPEKGVKFILIGENTIRCTMDSQKLGTWSGPAPRCELSTSAVHCPHPQILRGQMSSVPKDQYSYNDTVVFACEPSFTLKGSGKIRCNAQGTWEPSVPVCEKECQPPPTILNGQREDRRLVRFDPGTSIKYSCNPGYVLVGEEYLNCTSEGKWTPTTPQCKVAECKPKGPQLFEKPQNAFIRPAVYSSCGEGYRLSENAYQQCEGTVPWYMEIRLCKEITCPPPPVIYNGIHTGSSSEDVPYGTIITYTCNPGPEKGVQFNLIGERTIRCTSTDRERGTWSGPAPLCKLSLPDVQCSEIIIENGVKTSIKPAPYFYNDTVTFKCNNGYTLKGSGQIRCKDNDIWDPEKPVCEKGCQPPSGLHHGRHTGGNMVLFVPGTTVDYTCDPGYMLVGNKSIQCMPSGHWSPTPRCEEACRDVTTLPAEAHVELVNTACQDGYRLTGHAYKKCQDAKNGVWFQKIPQCKAIHCPPPPKIDNGRHTGMMAEHFLYGIEVSYECDQGFYLLGKKILQCGNDSLGHGSWSEPPPRCLQSPPVTHCPNPEIKHGYKLNKTRSAYSHNDLLYVACNPGFIMKGSHLIRCHTDNTWVPGVPTCFKKAFLECQPPPTIANGSHTGGNKAEFAAGMSVLYSCDQGYLLVGEEFLVCTYEGTWSHPAPYCKEVNCNFTENMNGIQKGLEPGKMYQYGAVVTMECEDGYTLEGSPQSQCQGDHQWNPPLAVCTSRSFAPLLSGIVAGSVLALFLVGVSLYMILKYREHNYYTNTSPKDGALHLETREVYSVDPYNPAS from the exons ATGACAGTAATCTGGAGTAATAAGTTTCCTGTCTGTGAAC gAATTTCTTGTGACCCTCCTCCTCCTATAAAAAATGGTCGGAACAGTGCTTACTCGCAACCTATACATCTTGGTACCGTAATAAGGTACATTTGTGTGGCTAAATATCGTCTCATCGGAGaaaaagttattttgtgtatAAGTAAAGACCAAGTGACTGGAGTCTGGGATAAACCTGTTCCTGTATGTGAATATTTCCAAAAAGATTCTTCTTGCTCTGAGCCCACCGTACCAGGGGGATACAGAAATAGAGAAGCTAGACCGCCATACAAACATGGTGATTCTGTGACATTTACCTGTAAAGCCAACTTCACcatgaaaggaaacaaaactgTTTGGTGCCAAGCAAATAAAATGTGGGGCCCAACGCCACTACCGACCTGTGAGAGTG atatCCCTCTGCAGTGTCCAACACTTCCTGAGATCCACAATGGACATCACACAGGGCAAAATGTGAGCCAGTTTGCCCCGGGATTTTCTGTGACTTACAGTTGTAAACGTGGCTACTTGCTTAATGGAGAAAAGATCATTAGGTGTCTATCTTCTGGAGACTGGAGTGCTGCCCCTCCCACATGCAAAG AGGCACGGTGTGACACTCCAGCTCAGCTTCTCAATGGGCGGGTAGAGGTACCTCAAAGTCTTCTGGCTGGAGTGACTGCGAAATTCTCCTGTAATGAAGG GTACAGATTACAAGGCCAACCTTCTAGTCAGTGTGTAATTGCTGGAAATAAAGCTATTTGGACCAAGAAACCTGTATGTGAAG AAATTCTTTGCCCACCACCTTCTCCTATTCTCAACGGAAGACATACAGGCAGCTCTTCAGGGAAATTTTCATATGGAAGCAGTCTCACTTACACTTGTGACCCAGACCCGGAGAAAGGAGTGAAATTCATCCTTATTGGGGAGAACACTATCCGTTGTACCATGGATAGTCAGAAGTTGGGGACCTGGAGCGGCCCTGCACCACGCTGTGAACTTTCTACTTCTGCGGTTCATTGTCCACATCCCCAGATCCTGAGAGGCCAAATGTCATCTGTGCCAAAAGATCAATATTCCTATAATGACACGGTGGTATTTGCTTGTGAGCCCAGCTTCACCTTGAAGGGCAGTGGGAAAATACGATGTAATGCCCAAGGCACGTGGGAGCCATCAGTGCCCGTCTGTGAAAAGG AATGCCAGCCACCTCCTACAATCCTCAATGGGCAAAGAGAAGATAGACGCCTGGTCCGCTTTGACCCTGGGACCTCCATAAAATATAGCTGTAATCCTGGCTATGTGCTGGTAGGAGAAGAATACTTAAACTGCACCTCGGAAGGAAAGTGGACACCCACTACCCCTCAGTGCAAAG TGGCGGAGTGTAAACCGAAAGGACCGCAACTCTTTGAAAAACCTCAGAATGCGTTTATTAGACCAGCTGTTTACTCTTCTTGCGGTGAAGG GTACCGGTTAAGTGAGAATGCTTATCAACAGTGTGAAGGTACAGTTCCTTGGTATATGGAGATTCGTCTTTGTAAAG AAATCACCTGCCCACCACCCCCTGTTATCTACAATGGGATACACACAGGGAGTTCCTCCGAAGACGTTCCATATGGAACCATAATCACTTATACGTGTAACCCCGGGCCAGAGAAAGGAGTCCAATTCAACCTCATTGGGGAGCGCACCATCCGGTGTACAAGCACTGATCGAGAGAGAGGCACCTGGAGTGGCCCCGCTCCTCTCTGTAAACTTTCCCTCCCTGATGTCCAGTGCTCAGAAATCATCATTGAAAATGGAGTCAAGACATCCATAAAGCCAGCCCCATATTTCTACAATGACACTGTGACCTTCAAGTGTAATAATGGATATACTTTGAAGGGTAGTGGTCAGATTCGTTGCAAAGACAATGATATCTGGGATCCTGAAAAACCAGTTTGTGAAAAAG GATGCCAGCCTCCTTCTGGGCTCCATCACGGTCGGCATACAGGTGGAAATATGGTCCTCTTTGTCCCGGGGACGACTGTAGACTACACTTGTGACCCTGGCTACATGCTTGTGGGAAACAAATCCATTCAGTGTATGCCTTCAGGACACTGGAGTCCCACTCCACGATGTGAAG AAGCATGTAGGGATGTGACAACGCTTCCAGCTGAGGCACATGTGGAACTAGTGAACACGGCCTGTCAAGACGG GTACCGGTTGACTGGACATGCTTATAAGAAATGTCAAGATGCTAAGAATGGGGTTTGGTTCCAGAAGATTCCACAATGTAAAG CTATTCACTGTCCCCCTCCACCTAAGATTGACAACGGGAGGCACACGGGCATGATGGCAGAGCACTTTCTGTATGGAATTGAAGTCTCTTATGAATGTGACCAAGGATTCTATCTTCTGGGGAAGAAAATTTTACAGTGCGGAAATGATTCTCTAGGACATGGGTCTTGGAGTGAACCTCCCCCACGGTGCCTACAGTCTCCGCCTGTAACTCACTGCCCTAACCCAGAAATCAAACATGGATACAAGCTCAACAAAACTCGTTCTGCATATTCCCACAATGACCTATTGTATGTTGCCTGCAATCCCGGCTTCATCATGAAAGGAAGTCACTTGATAAGGTGTCATACAGATAACACCTGGGTACCAGGGGTACCGACTTGTTTCAAAAAAG CTTTCTTAGAGTGTCAGCCTCCACCTACCATCGCCAATGGATCTCATACTGGTGGAAATAAAGCTGAGTTTGCTGCTGGAATGTCAGTCCTGTACAGCTGTGACCAAGGCTATCTGCTGGTGGGAGAGGAGTTCCTTGTCTGCACATATGAGGGAACCTGGAGTCACCCTGCCCCTTACTGTAAAG AGGTAAACTGTAACTTCACCGAGAATATGAATGGAATCCAGAAGGGACTGGAGCCTGGGAAGATGTATCAGTATGGAGCTGTTGTAACTATGGAGTGTGAAGATGGTTATACCCTGGAGGGCAGCCCTCAGAGCCAGTGCCAAGGCGACCACCAGTGGAACCCTCCCCTGGCTGTCTGTACATCCC GTTCATTTGCTCCTCTTCTTTCTG GTATCGTGGCAGGTTCAGTACTTGCTCTCTTCTTGGTTGGTGTCTCCTTATACATGATACTTAAGTACAGAGAACA